The Nitrospira sp. KM1 genome includes a window with the following:
- a CDS encoding SGNH/GDSL hydrolase family protein encodes MLRPISILLVVIDVCSVLFVVTLYRFSSIEGLMPFLGSLPGMLCLAAAFLLATSTVWLVGYLRGLPAGYGRQARLLIAMNIITVIAAAAVGEVALRVVHEIVMRQPALHIAEPMMRSWGRTSEQFRAELDKHDPDGPYHEFDPILGWRIGRNRHSTDGLYASSLEGLRSSKPGEPVLTWSVSDPIGVQPRRTPFRIALLGDSYTFGYRVAYEDSWASLIKPRLGARFHVVNFGVIGYSVNQARLKYERDVRPSHPDIVVLSVISHDFVRDGFIYNFLPYPDMLALPYARPRPVVRDGHLSLLNTPLPSPDTIFAQRDVHALPFLEYDINYNASEWERGSWRLLQRSFLFRALTSWSYSPPQQKQNAFAVEIRRLGQQIIKDFVDAVRRDGALPLLVYLPDRRDLEPSTIGRSAYRILPAPRFFQEAGLEYIDATPCILAVPPERRFLEDNHYTVEANRALASCLPKMILTRLPVQTAMLANP; translated from the coding sequence ATGCTCCGGCCTATCTCCATCCTTCTCGTGGTCATCGATGTCTGTTCCGTCCTGTTTGTCGTCACGCTCTACCGCTTCTCTTCGATCGAAGGCCTGATGCCATTCCTGGGATCCTTGCCCGGCATGCTCTGCCTCGCCGCCGCGTTCTTGCTGGCTACCTCGACAGTCTGGCTAGTCGGATACCTTCGAGGCCTGCCGGCAGGCTATGGCCGACAGGCCCGCCTGCTCATCGCCATGAATATCATCACGGTGATCGCCGCGGCCGCGGTGGGAGAAGTCGCTCTTCGAGTCGTTCACGAAATCGTCATGAGACAGCCGGCCCTGCATATCGCAGAACCCATGATGAGAAGCTGGGGCCGGACATCGGAACAGTTTCGAGCGGAACTGGATAAGCACGATCCCGACGGGCCCTACCACGAATTCGATCCTATTCTTGGATGGCGGATCGGGAGAAATCGGCACAGCACCGACGGCTTGTATGCCAGCAGTCTCGAGGGGCTCCGCAGTTCCAAGCCCGGTGAACCGGTCCTGACATGGTCGGTCTCCGATCCGATCGGAGTCCAGCCACGCCGTACACCTTTCCGTATCGCGCTCTTGGGAGATTCGTACACATTCGGTTACCGCGTGGCCTATGAAGACAGCTGGGCATCTCTGATCAAGCCACGACTCGGAGCCCGGTTCCACGTCGTCAACTTCGGCGTCATTGGCTACAGCGTCAATCAAGCGCGCTTGAAATACGAACGCGATGTCAGGCCTTCACATCCCGATATCGTCGTGCTGAGCGTCATTTCGCATGACTTCGTTCGAGACGGCTTCATCTATAATTTCCTGCCCTATCCGGACATGCTCGCGCTGCCCTATGCGAGGCCGAGACCGGTCGTGAGGGACGGGCACCTCTCCCTTCTCAACACGCCGTTGCCGTCTCCCGACACGATCTTCGCTCAACGGGACGTTCATGCTCTCCCGTTTCTCGAATACGACATCAACTACAACGCGTCCGAATGGGAGCGCGGCTCCTGGCGGCTTTTGCAACGCTCGTTTCTTTTCCGTGCTCTCACATCATGGTCCTACAGTCCGCCGCAGCAAAAGCAGAATGCCTTCGCCGTCGAAATCCGCAGGCTCGGACAACAGATCATCAAGGATTTCGTGGATGCCGTTCGTCGCGATGGAGCGCTTCCGTTGCTGGTCTACTTGCCGGACCGCCGCGACCTCGAGCCCTCGACGATCGGGCGGTCGGCCTATCGCATTCTGCCGGCCCCACGATTCTTCCAGGAGGCGGGACTCGAATATATCGACGCCACGCCCTGCATTTTGGCCGTTCCACCTGAGCGCCGTTTTCTCGAAGACAATCATTATACGGTCGAGGCCAACCGAGCTCTGGCTTCCTGCCTTCCCAAAATGATCCTGACCCGGCTGCCGGTTCAGACGGCAATGTTGGCGAATCCTTGA